The Planctomycetaceae bacterium genomic interval AATCTCGGGAAGCGGCAGCACACTGTCCGCCAGCCCGGCTTCCTGCACGGCTCGCGGCATTCCCCAGACGACGCAGGTCGCCTCGTCCTGAACGATGATGGGAGCCCCCTTGCTTTTCAGCAGCCGGCAGCCTTCGGCACCGTCCTTTCCCATTCCGGTCAGCACAACGCCCAGGCTGCGCCCGCCGAACTGTTCGGCGACAGAGCGAAACAGCACGTCCACCGCGGGACGGCAGGAGTTTTCCTTCGAGCCCTGGTTGAGTTCCAGGCGGCTGATGCCATCCCGGACCGCCACAGTCATGTGGAAGTCGCCGGGAGCGATCCAGACTTCGCCGGGCCGGATCGGTGTGCGGTCCGTGCCTTCCCGCACCGTCAGCGGGCAACTTCGGTCAAGGCGTTCCGCCAGAAGCTTCGTGAACAGCGGCGGCATGTGTTGAACGATCACAATCGGCACGCGCAGGTCGCCCGGAAGCTGCGAAAGGACATCCGCCAGAGCATTCGGGCCGCCGGTGGACGAGCCGATCGCAATGATCTCGGGGGTTCGAGCGGAACGCGGCACTTCCGGAATCGTCACGGGGGGACTCGCGGGCACCAGCTTCGGGCGCTGTTCGGAGAATCGCCGGCCCCAGTGCAGTACGACGGGCACCAACTGTTCCCTGACGTACTTGATCGAATCCTGAATTGACCCGGAACAGACGGGCTTGGTGACGTAGTCGCTGGCTCCCTTCGACAGCGCTTCAAGTGTGGCTTCGGCCCCGCGAGCCGTCAGCGAGCTGAACATGATCACCGGCGTGCGGCGATCCGTCTTGCGGATCTCCCGCAGCGCCGTGATGCCATCCATCTCCGGCATCTCAATGTCAAGCAGCACGACGTCAGGGTGCTTTGCTTCCTTGAGTTCAACGGCCTGCCGTCCGTTCCTTGCCACGGCAATGACGTTGACGCCCGGAGTGTTTGACAGCGCTTCACCGACCATCCGCCGTATTACCGCGGAGTCATCAGCAATCAGGACGTTGATGGAAGCCGACATGAGACGACAGACTTTGAAGTGAATGGTTTCCGGCAGGAACCAGATGATTGAACCGAGTGAACGAACAGAAGTACGGATTGCACAAAACCGTGTTCAATTTCTTTCCAGGTATCAGACATCTTCCCCTCGCCCGCCGAGCGGGAGAGGGAGATCTTTCTGCGTTCAGCAGAAAAATCGGGGTGAGGGCCGACCGGCTGAGCCGCACGCAACAAGTGGTTGGCTCCGGCATCCCTGTCCGCGAGAAATCAGCGGAACGCCGATTCCCCGGCGGCCATCCGACGTCGGGGGAGAGTGTGGAGAGCGAACCAGGAGTGACATACCAAAAGTTGAAGTCCGGCCAGTGCTTCGTCAGGCATGAATCGATGGGTCGTGTGCCACTGGCTGTGCCAGTGTTTTCAAAGGTGGAGGACACTG includes:
- a CDS encoding chemotaxis response regulator protein-glutamate methylesterase — protein: MSASINVLIADDSAVIRRMVGEALSNTPGVNVIAVARNGRQAVELKEAKHPDVVLLDIEMPEMDGITALREIRKTDRRTPVIMFSSLTARGAEATLEALSKGASDYVTKPVCSGSIQDSIKYVREQLVPVVLHWGRRFSEQRPKLVPASPPVTIPEVPRSARTPEIIAIGSSTGGPNALADVLSQLPGDLRVPIVIVQHMPPLFTKLLAERLDRSCPLTVREGTDRTPIRPGEVWIAPGDFHMTVAVRDGISRLELNQGSKENSCRPAVDVLFRSVAEQFGGRSLGVVLTGMGKDGAEGCRLLKSKGAPIIVQDEATCVVWGMPRAVQEAGLADSVLPLPEIPAAISRLTQRNRLPALAER